The genomic segment AGCGTGGCCGCGGCGGTCCCGTCGAGGCCGGGCTGGACGAGGAGCAGCCGCGGCGCGGCCGAGCGGGGCACGGCGGCCAGCCGCTCGGGCGGGTCCCCCGCGGGCAGGCCGACGTGGACCAGCCCGGCCCGGGAGCAGGCGAGCGCGGCCACCGCCTGCTCCAGGCCGTTGCGGGCCAGCACCGCCACCCGCTCGCCCGGGGCGACCTGCGCGAGCAGCCGGGTGGCGGCCTCCTCCACGAGGTCTCGCAGCCCGGCATGGGTCACCTCGGCGCCCAGGACGGGGTCGACCAGGGCCGGGCGGCCGCCGTGCCGTGCCGCGCTGTCGGCGAGCAGCCGGGCGAACGGGCGCAGCGGCACGTCGGGCACGTCCACGGGCGCGTTCCCGGACGCGGTCCCGCTCGCGGGCGCGTTCACCGGCCCGTGCCCGTGCGGACCGCCCGCAGCCGGCGCAGCGGGTACCGCAGCAGGAAGTCCGGCTCGCGGGAGCGGTCGGTGAGCCAGCCGCGTGCGGGCTCGGGGCCCGGGCCCCCGTCGCGGACGTAGAACGAGCCGACGACGAGGTCGACGTCCTCCGGCGGCACGTGCCGGTCGAAGACGGCGACCTCGTCGTCCTCCAGCGTGAACCCCGCCCGGTCGAGCTCCTGCGCGACGACGGCGGGCGGGAGCGGCTGGCGGTAGCCGTGCCCGTCCTCGCCGAGCAGCCGCAGCAGCGTGCCGTAGCCGGTGCCGGCCGCGTCCTCCCGGGTCGGGACCATGGCGTGCAGCCGCCCGCCGTCCGGGAGCAGGGCCGCGGCGCGGCGCAGGAAGGCCTCGAGCGGCAGCAGCATGAGGGCCATCGCCACGGTGACCGCGGCGGGCCGACCGGCGCCACGGTCGAGGGTCCCGGCCCCGCTGTCGGCCGGGGGCCGCGCCGTCAGGGCGGAGGTCATCGCGTCGCCCCGCACCACGCGCGCGCCCGGCCGGCGCAGGGCGGCCTGCGCGAGCTCCGCCCGGGACAGGTCGACGCCGGTGTACCGGTCGTGGCCCACGACGTCGGCGACCGGGGCGCTGCCGCAGCACACGTCGAGGACCGGGCCCGTCGCCGGCAGGCCCTCGGCGAGCCACGCGTAGGGCTGCAGGCCGCGGGGCCCGCGCATCGGCAGCAGCAGGTCCTCGGTCACCGCCGGGTGGGCCGCGTGGTACGCCTCGAGGAAGGCCGACCAACCCGGCGCCCCCACGGGGGGCACGCTCACGCGGTGAGCACCGCGTCGAGGACCTCGGCCCGCAGCCGGGCGAACGCCGGGTCCCCCAGGGTGTGCCGACCGCGCGCGGCCCCGAACGGCAGCAC from the Aquipuribacter hungaricus genome contains:
- a CDS encoding class I SAM-dependent methyltransferase, yielding MSVPPVGAPGWSAFLEAYHAAHPAVTEDLLLPMRGPRGLQPYAWLAEGLPATGPVLDVCCGSAPVADVVGHDRYTGVDLSRAELAQAALRRPGARVVRGDAMTSALTARPPADSGAGTLDRGAGRPAAVTVAMALMLLPLEAFLRRAAALLPDGGRLHAMVPTREDAAGTGYGTLLRLLGEDGHGYRQPLPPAVVAQELDRAGFTLEDDEVAVFDRHVPPEDVDLVVGSFYVRDGGPGPEPARGWLTDRSREPDFLLRYPLRRLRAVRTGTGR
- a CDS encoding AMP-binding protein → MDVPDVPLRPFARLLADSAARHGGRPALVDPVLGAEVTHAGLRDLVEEAATRLLAQVAPGERVAVLARNGLEQAVAALACSRAGLVHVGLPAGDPPERLAAVPRSAAPRLLLVQPGLDGTAAATL